One genomic region from Podarcis raffonei isolate rPodRaf1 chromosome 16, rPodRaf1.pri, whole genome shotgun sequence encodes:
- the LOC128403966 gene encoding uncharacterized protein LOC128403966 produces MGVVRKVPAPVFGSSSRKATGEENLCKVPRLLEAHKAQEPLPRGPPSWASLALGGSFSLPASGSDWEERRLEQQLLGIRQRQPRGKSGPSAAAHKKGSQAAKRRGGGRERTPLGTRLSPWGHKRQQESPPEAAHPGNHHCILRERRESRLHTPSGSPTAATFLHGELHQPQDPPCCHFQNLFQLHNILPEVLFTAQSPCV; encoded by the exons ATGGGGGTGGTTCGGAAGGTCCCAGCCCCTGTCTTTGGCTCCAGCAGCAGGAAGGCGACGGGAGAAGAGAATCTCTGCAAGGTGCCTCGCCTTTTGGAAGCACACAAAGCCCAGGAGCCCTTGCCAAGGGGGCCGCCCTCTTGGGCCTCCTTGGCGCTTGGCGGTTCCTTCTCCTTGCCAGCCTCCGGGTCTGACTGGGAGGAAAGGCGTTTGGAGCAGCAACTGCTGGGCATCAGGCAGAGGCAGCCCAGAGGGAAGAGCGGCCCCTCAGCAGCCGCCCACAAGAAAGGGAGCCAAGCTGCAAAAcgaaggggcggggggagggaacgCACGCCCCTGGGCACCCGCCTCTCACCATGGGGCCACaagcggcagcaggagtccccaccAGAGGCCGCTCATCCTGGCAACCATCACTGCATCTTGAGGGAGCGCAGAGAATCTCGTCTCCACACCCCATCTGGCTCCCCAACTGCGGCAACCTTTCTTCACGGGGAGCTACACCAACCCCAGGACCCCCCATGCTGCCACTTccagaaccttttccagctccacaaCATCCTTCCtgag GTGCTCTTCACAGCTCAGAGCCCTTGCGtttga